One Gemmatimonadaceae bacterium genomic window, CGCGCGCGAGCGCGCTCGCCGTCGCCCGGCACTCGACGTCCAGCAGTTCACCCAGCGTGTGCCCACCGAGGAAGGCGAGCGCCTTCTCGCCCTGTTCAAGGCGCGGAATCGTGACGTCCTCGGCCGGGTGCTCGAGTCGCAGGAAGGTCACGGTCTTGTCGGCCGGCCCCTCCATGAACAGCTGCACCTGGCTGTGCTGGTCGGTGGCGCCCACGCTCGCGATTGGCGTCGGCCCCACGTGCAGGCCGTCCGCATCCACCTTGCCGAGCGATTCCGCCCACAGTTGCACGAACCAGGGCGCGATGTCCCGCAGCGCGTCGCTGTAGGGCATCATCACGTGCATCCCCTGCCCCGCCTGCTCGTGCGCGCGCCACTGGAGCGTCGCAAACAGGCCGGCCAGGTTGCTGGCGAGCTCGTCGCCCATTGTCGCGTCGCGCATCACCGCCGCGCCGGCGCACAGCGCCTCGACGTCGATGCCACAGAGGGCCGCCGGCAGCGTCCCCACCGGTGACAGCACGCTGAACCGTCCGCCCACATTCGGCGGCACGTCGAAGACCGGAATCCCGTCGCGCCCCGCGATGGCACGCAGGGCACCCTTGGCGGGATCGGTCACGAACGCGAGATGCTGCGCCGCGTCGAGCCCGGCGCTCGCCAGGCGCTCCCGCACGACGAGATACTGTGCCAGCGTCTCGATGGTCCCGCCGGACTTGGAGATCACCACGAAGATCGTGCGCGGCAGCGCCACGAGCGACAGCACGCCCGCGATGGTGCGCGGATCGACGTTGTCGAGCACGTGCAGGCGCGGCCGGCCGCCGCGTTCCGCCGAAGTGCGCGCGTTCCACGCGGGGGGCAGCAGCGCCGTGCGCAGCGCGATGGCACCCAGCGAGGAGCCGCCAATCCCCAGCACGACCACGTCATCGTAGCGACCCGCCACCGACTGCGCGAAGGCGACCACCCGCGCGCGCTCGGCAGCCTGCGCTTCCAGCTCCCGGTATCCGTACACGCCCGTCGCGGCGATCGCCGACACGGCCTGGTGCGCCGCGCGGAAGCGCTCGCCCAGCGCCCCCCAGTCGTCGTCGCGCACGCCGGCGGCCACCGCCGGCTCCGTCATCGAGGTCAGATCGAGCGAGAACGCCATCAGCACTCCACCACGAGGCCGTCAAAGGCCGGCTGGATGTCAGGAGGAAGTTCGGCCGCGAGCGCGGCATGGAGGTTGTCGTGCGTCAGGTGGGTGAGCCACGTCTGCCGCGCGCCGACGCGGCGCGCCACGTCCACCGCCTCGCCGAGGCTCAGGTGCGTGGGGTGCGACGTGCGGAAAAGCGCGTTGATCACGAGCACCTCGGCGCCGGCCATGAGCGCGAAGGCCGGCTCGGGGATCATCTTCGCGTCGGTCACGTACGCGAGTGCGCCGATGCGGTAGCCGAAGACGCGCCAGCGGCCGTGCGGCACCTCGATGGGCGTCACCTCGGCGTCGCCGATGCGCGCCGTGACGCCAGGCTCGAGCGCCATCGCCAGCCCCTCGGGCTTGTACGTCCCCGGCATCGGCCGAATGCTGTCGTCGAAGATGTACGGGAACTTCGTGTGCAGCGTCGCGAGCGTCTCGGCCGGCCCGTAGATCGGCATGGCCCCTTCGCGGCGCACAGAGATCGCCCGGATGTCGTCGAGCCCGTGCGTGTGATCGGCGTGGTCATGCGTGAAGAGCACCGCGTCCACGTCATGGATGCCCGTGGCGATCAGCTGCAGCCGCAACTCGGGCGGCGTGTCGATCAGGAGGCGGGTGTGCCCCACCTCGACGACGGCGCCGACGCGCGTGCGCTTGTCTCGCGGATCCCCGGACCGGCACACCGCGCAGGCGCACCCGACCACCGGGACACCGAAGCTGGTGCCGGTGCCGAGGAACGTGAGCTTCACACCGTCTCCACCTTGAGCGTGTTGGTGGTGCCGGGGACGTCGAAGGGAACGCCCGCCGTCATCACCACCCGGTCACCCGGCTTCGCGAAGCCGAGGTCCACGCAAATGCCGCGCGCGCTCCACGCCATCTGCTCGTAGGTGTCGGCGTGCGGCACCAGCACCGGCGTCACGCCCCACACGAGCGCGAGCTGGCGGTAGGTGCGCGCCTGGTCGGTGAACGCGACGATCGGCACGCCGGGACGCCGCGCCGCGACGATGCGCGCCGCGAAACCGGACTTGGTGAAGACCGCCACCGCCACCGCCCCGACCATGCGCACGGCCGTCACCGTGGCGCCGGCAATGGTCTCCTCGACACTCGCCTGACCCGGCTCCACGCGGTCCGCGCCGACACCGCGCGGGACGGGATGGCGCTCCGCCTCGAGCGCGATGCGCACCATCGCCTCCACCGCGAGCTTCGGATACGCGCCGCTCGCGGTTTCGGCGGAGAGCATCACCGCGTCGGTCCCGTCGAAGATCGCGTTGGCCACGTCGCTCGCCTCGGCGCGCGTCGGCCGCGGGTTGGTGATCATCGACTCGAGCATCTGCGTGGCCGTGATCACCGGCCGGCCGTAGCGGTTGGCCAGCGCGATGATGCGCTTCTGGGCGATTGGCACCTCCTCGAACGGGAGTTCCACGCCAAGGTCGCCGCGCGCCACCATCACCGCGTCCGACGCCTTGAGGATCTCCTCGATGTCGTTCAGCGCCGAGTCCTTCTCGATCTTCGACACCAGCAGCGTCCCCTTGGGGACGAGCGCCCGCAGGGTCGCCATGTCGGACGGTTGGCGGACGAACGAGAGCGCCAGATAATCCAGCTTGTGCTCGACAGCGAAGGCGATGTCGAGGCGGTCCTTCTCCGTGAGCGTCGGCGCGGACACCTGCACGCCGGGGAGGTTCATCCCCTTCGAGGACTTCAGCGGACCGCCATAGACGACCACGCACCGCACGAAGTCGCCGTCGACGGACAGGACGTCGAGCGCCAGCAGCCCGTCGTCGAGCAGGACGCGGGCCCCCGCCTTCACGTCGCGCGCGAGGCCGTCATACGTCACCGGAATGTCCGACGCTCGCGCGACGTTCTCGTACGCCAAGGTGACTTCGGTCCCCTCCGACAGCTGGATGGGCTGCGCGAGGTGACCGACGCGGATGCGCGGCCCCTGCAGGTCGCCGAGGATCGCGACGGGACGATTGAGTTCCGCCGCGATGCGCCGGATGTCGGCGATGCGCGCGGCGTGCTGGTCGTGCGTGCCGTGCGAGAAGTTGATGCGGGCCACGTCGAGCCCAGCCTGCATCAGGGCGCGCAGCATCTCCGGATCGGAGGACGACGGCCCGATGGTGCAGACGACCTTGGTGCGCTTGCGGCGACTCGGCATCGGCTCCACCTCAGCGGCTGGCGGCGACGGGGCGGCCAAGCACGGCCGCCTTCGCCTCGAGTCCGGCGAGCAGGGCGTCGAACGACTTCTGAAACGACGCGAGCCCCTCGTAGAGCAGTTGCTCCGTCACCTGGCGCACCGAGATGCCCGCCGCCTCCACCGCGTCGAGCGCGCGCTCGGCGCCGGGAATGTCGGTGTCGATGGTGCGCCGCGTCTCGCCATGATCACGGAACGCCTCCAGCGTGGCCGGCGGCAGCGTGTTCACCGTCTGCGGGCCCACCAGCTCTTCGACGTAGATGACGTCGCGATAGGACGGATTCTTGGTGGAGGTGCTCGCCCACAGCGGCCGCTGCACGCGCGCGCCGCGCGCGGCCAGCGCCGCCCACCGCGCGCTGCCGAACTGATGCGTGAAGAGCCGGTAGGCGAGCTTGGCGTTGGCCACCGCCGCCTTGCCCTTGAGCGCGTCGGCCGTCGCCGCGCCGAGGGTCCCCGCCTTCACCATCGCATCGAAGCGCTTGTCGATCTCGGTATCGACGCGGCTGACGAAGAACGACGCCACGCTGGCGACGGGACTGAGCGGCGCGCCCGCCGCGGCACGCGCCTCGAGACCGGACAGGTAGGCCTCGATGACGCGGGCGTAGGCCTCGACGGCGAAGAGCAGCGTCACGTTCACGTTGATGCCATCGGCGATCAGTTGCCGCAGGGCGATGGCCCCCGCGTCGGTCCCCGGCACCTTGATCATCACGTTCGGCCGATCCACCAGCGTCCACAGATGCCGCGCCTCGCGGATGGTCCCCTCGGCGTCGTTCGCCACGTTGGGCGACACTTCCAGGGAGACGTAGCCGTCAACGCCCTCCGTGCTGTCGTAGACGGCCCGGAACAGGTCGCACGCCGCCCGCACGTCGGTGGACGCCAGCGCCTCGAAGAGCTGCCACGCCGACGTCGCGCCGGTCAGGTCGGCCACCTGCGCGTCGTACGCCGTCCCCTGGGCCAGGGCCTTCTCGAAGATCGCGGGGTTGGAGGTCATCCCGGTGAGCACGTCGTCGCGGATGCGGCGCGCCAGCTCCCCGTTGAGCAGCATTGGGCGGTCGATGTAGTCGAGCCAGAGGCTCTGTCCGGCATCGTGCAATGCCTGGAGGCGCGGTGCGGGCATAGTATGGGCGTCGGTGGCAAGTGAAAGGGGGCGGCCTTGGCCGCGCCCCCTGAAACTTACTTCGTCGACCAGCCGGTGGAGAGTTCGAGCTTCCCCCACGCGATGGTCAGCGTTCCCTTGGGCGCCTGGTCCCCGGCCGGCACCAGGGCAATCTGGAGCGACTCGCGGGTCTCTCCCAGCGTCCTGGCCGTCAAGGGAACGCGAGCCAAGTCCTTTGTCTGGTCATATTCCGTGCCCCACTGGCCGGTGTTGCGGTTGATGATGAGGTCGTACCCCTTGTCGGTGCGGATGGTATAGAGCGAGTAGGCGCCCTTGGCGACATTCGCCCCGCCGATGACGAGGTCGACGTCGGTCGTCAGGGTCGTCGAGCTGTTGGCACCGGTGCGCCAGATGGTGCCCGCCTTGGCGAGTTCGATGGGCACGTCCCGGCCGCGGGCGTGCGGCTGGCCGTAGTCGATCTTCACCACCAGCGCCTTGGGCGCGGGTTGACCGGCGACGCGCGGGGGAGACAGCGCGATCTCCGTGGTGGCGCGGCCGCTGAGCGCGGCGCGCAGCGGCGTCTGCGCGGAAGCCAGCGTCGGGGCCAGGAAGGCGAGGGCAAGCAGGGAACGACAGGACATGACACGCTCCACGTCGGGTTCAGACGTCGGGTTGGGTGGCACCGGCAAGGTGAACCACGGGGTCGGGTGGACCGCTCGAGACTATCGAATCCTCTCGCTCCAGTCGCGGCGGCGCAACCCGTTCGGCAAATTGAGACATGCCCCTGAAGATCCTGGTCACCGATGAGATCGACGCCGAAGGCGTCGCCCTGCTGCGCGCCGTCCCGCGATTCGACGTCGATGAGCAACCCACGCTCCCGGCGCCCGACCTGCTCGAGCGCATCGACCAGTACGACGCGATGATCGGTCGCAGCGCCACCAAGGTGACGGCGGCGCTGCTCCGCCGGGCGACCCGCCTGAAAGTCGTCGGACGGGCCGGTGTCGGCGTGGACAACATCGCGATGGACGTCGCCACGGAATTGGGCATCGCGGTCATCAACGCCCCGGCCGGCAATACCGTCGCGGTGGCCGAGCTGTTCTTCGGCGGCGTTATCTCGCTGCTGCGCCACCTCACGCGCGCCGACCATTCGATGCACGAGGGGCGCTGGGAGCGCTCGGAGCTCCTGGGCACCGAGCTGCGCGGCAAGTCGCTTGGCATCGTCGGGCTCGGGCGCATCGGCAGCGAAGTGGCGCAGCGCGCGCACGCCTTCGGAATGGACGTGCATGCCTACGACCCCTACGTCGGCGAGGAGCGCTTTGCCGCGCTGCGCGTGAAGCGCGCCCCCACGCTCGACGCGCTGCTCGATGAAGCCCAGTTCCTCACGGTGCACGTCCCCCTGACGGACGAGACCACCGGCATGATCGACGCGCGGGCGCTGGCCCGGCTGCGCCCCGGCGCCATCGTCGTGAACATGGCGCGCGGCGGGATCGTGGACGACGACGCCCTGCGCGCATCGCTCGATCGCGGCCACCTGGGGGGCGCCGTGCTCGACGTCTACCTGAAGGAGCCGCTCACGGGCGACCATCCGTTCCGTCCGTACCCCAACGTCGTGCTCCTGCCGCACATCGGCGCGTCGTCCGCCGAGGCGCAGCGCAACGTGGCCGTGGACGCCTGCGCGGCGGTGCGGGACGCGCTGCTCAACAACGACCTCTCGCGCTCGCTCAACGGCGCCCTCGCCGGCGAGGACGCGGCGACGCTCGGTCCCGCCCTGCTGCTCGCCCGCCGCGCGGCAACGGTGGCGCGCGCCCTGCTCGCCGGGCGCGGCGCCACGGCCATCGAGACGCTGACGCTCAAGACCGGCGACGACCTGACGGCGAGCGCGGGCGCCCTGCTTGCCGCGGCCGCCGCCGGGATGCTCGAAGGGGTCGTGGAACAGGAGCGCCTGAACCTCATCAACGCCCGCGGGCTCGCCACGGCGCGCGGCATCGTCCTCGCGCACGGCGAGGGCGGATTCGCGCCGCATTCGCGCGCCATCGAGGTGCGCCTCACCGCCGGCGAGCAGTCCATGCGCATCGGGGGTGTCGCGGCGCTCGACTTCACGCCGCGGCTCACCCGCATCGGCGACTTCCACGTCGATGTCGCGCCCCGCGGCACGCTGCTGGTGCTCACCAACCACGACGTCCCCGGCGTCATCGGGCGCGTCGGCACCGCACTGGCCGACGCCGGCGTCAACATCGCCGAGTATCACCAGGCGCGGCTCGCGGCGGGTGGCGAGGCGCTGGCCGTCATCACCATCGATGGCACCCCGCCGGCGCACGTGCGCGAGATGCTCACCGCGCTGCGCGATGTGCGCAGCGCCACCCTCGTCCGTTTCGGGGGCGACGCGTGAGCCTGGACCTGCTGCGCGATCCGGCGGCGCTCGAGAGCTACGCGCGCGACGTCTCCGGGCTGCGTGCCCTGCCGGAAGCGGTCGCCCGTCCCGAGTCGGCGGGCGAGGTGCAGGACCTGATGTGCCGCGCGGCCGCCGATGGGGTGTGCGTCACCGCTGCCGGCTCGCAGACGAGCACGACGGGCGCGTCCGTCGCCGCACGCGGCTGGCTGCTCTCCACGCGCGCGATGTCGCGAATACTCGACATCGACATCGCCCGCCGCGTGGCGCGCGTGGAGCCCGGCGTCCTCATCGGCGACCTGCAGCGCGCCTGCGCGGGCGACGGCCTGTTCTTCGCGCCGGATCCGACGAGCGAGGAGGAGTGCACGATCGGCGGCGCGATCGGCTGCAACGCGTCGGGACCGCGCACGCTGGCCTATGGGCCGACGCGGCGTCACGTGCGCGCCCTCACGGCGGTGCTGGCCGACGGCGCCAACTTCCAGGTCCGCCGCAGCGACGTGGAGAAGAACACCGTCGGCTACCAGTTGGCGCACGATCCGGTGGACTGGTTCGTCGGGAGCGAAGGGACGCTCGGCATCGTGACCGAGGCCGAGATCGCGCTGCTCCCCATCCCGCCGCGCGTGCTCGGACTGGGCGTGCCGTTCCCCGACGAGGCGCGCGCCCTCGCCTTCATCGTCGCCGCCCGGCAGACCCCGGCGGTGCGTCCGCGCTGCCTCGAGTATTTCGACCGCGAGTCCTTCGCCATCGCCCGCGTCGCCATGGACGATGCCGCGTGGGCGCCGGCCGCGGGGGCGCTGGTCTACACCGAGGACGCCGGCGACGGCGAGGCGCCGCTGGACGACTGGCTCGCGCTCGCCGAGCGCTTTGGCGCCAACGCCGGCGACGTGCGCGCCTTCGACGGGGAGCAGGCGTTGCGCGAGGCGCGCCGTCTGCGCCACGCGCTCCCCGCCGCGATGCACGAGCGCACGGCGCCGTTCCTGGCGCAGGGCGGCCGCCGCATGAGCACGGACTGGGCGGTCCCCTATCCGCTCGCCGCCGCGGCGCTCACCGAGGCGCGGCGCATCGCCGACGCGCATCACCTGCCGCCGGCCGTGACCTACGGGCATCTCGGCAACGGACACCCGCACCAGAACTTCGTCGCGCGCGATCCCGACGACGTGAAGCGCATCGAGCGCGCCGTCGGGGAGACGCTGCACGCCGTCATCGCGATGGGCGGCACGGTGGCCGCCGAGCACGGCATCGGCAAGATCAAGAGCAAGTGGCTCTCCCTGCAGGCCAGCCCGCGGCAGGTGGCGCTGATGACGGCCCTCAAGCGCGAGTTTGATCCGGAGCATCGGCTCGCTCCCGGGAACATTCTGTGAGGCGCTACGCCTCGGTCGTGCTCGACGCCGACTCGACGATTGCCGGCATCGAGGGGATCGACTGGCTGGCCGCGCAGCGCGGGCCGGAGGTCCAGCGCGCGGTCGAGGCGCTGACGCATCGCGCGATGAACGGCGAGCTGGCGCTGGAGGACGTCTACGGCGAGCGGTTGCGCGTCATCGGCGCCACCGACGAGGACCTCGTGGCCCTCGCCCTCGCGTACCGGCGCTCGGTCGCGCCGGGCGCGGCCGACGCCATCACGGCGCTGCGCGCGGCGGGCATCGCGGTGCACGTGATCAGCGGCGGGCTGCGTCCTGCCCTCCTCCCGATGACCCGCGCCCTCGGGGTCGAGGACGCGTGCGTGCACGCCGTGGATCCCGTGCGCGACGCGACCGACCGGCTGACGTCGGCCGCGCCGACGCCGCTCACCACGCAGGCTGGCAAGTGCGACGTCGTGCGCCAACTCTCCCTGCCGCGTCCCATCCTGGCGGTGGGCGACGGCGCCACCGACCTGGCGATGGCTCCCGCCGTGGACGCCTTCGCCGCTTACATTGGATTCGTGCGCCGCGATGCCGTCGTCGCCGGCGCCGCGCTGGTTCTCGATTCGTTCGCCGCCCTCGTCGCCCACGCCCTCTCCGCATGAACGCGCCTGCCTTCGGCACCTTCTTCCTTCCCGGCCCCACGGAAGTGCGTCCCGAGATTCTCGCGGCGATGCTGCGCCCAATGATCTCGCATCGCAGTCCCGAGTTCGAGGCGCTGTACGCCCACTGCGACGAGGGACTGCGCCGCGTCTTCCGCACCACGCGCCCCGTTTACATCAGCAGCTCGTCGGCCACGGGGCTGATGGAAGCGGCCATTCGCAACGCCCCCGCCGGGCCCATCCTTTCGCTGGTCAACGGCGCCTTCTCGGCGCGCTTCGCCGACATCGCCCGCGCGTGCGGCCGCACCGTGCAGGCGCTCGAAGTGCCGTACGGCGAGATCGTCCCCCTCGAGACGGTGGAGCAGGCCCTGCGCGCGCGACGGTTTGCCGCGGTCACCGCCGCACATTCGGAGACGTCGACCGGCGCCGCGCAGGACGTGCAGGCCATCGCCGAACTCGCGCACGCCAACGGCGCGTTCTCGCTCATTGATTCCGTGTCGGGAATGGGCGGGATGCCGGTGGAGACCGACGCCTGGTCGCTCGACTTCGTCCTCACGGGCTCGCAGAAGGCGCTCGCCCTGCCGCCAGGTCTCGCCTTTGCCTGCGCGAGCGACCGCTACCTGACCGCCGCCAGGGAAGCACCGTCGCGCGGACGTTACTTCGACATCGCGGAGTTCGCGCAGTACGCCGCGAAGCGCCAGACCCCCAGTACGCCCGCGGTCTCGCTCTTCTACGCGCTCGAGGCGCAGATGACGGCGATCGGGCCGACCGGCATGGAGTGCCGTTGGGCGCGACACGCCGCGATGTCCTCGGCGACACACGCCTGGGTGGAGCATCAGCGCCTCGAAGGCCG contains:
- a CDS encoding glucose-6-phosphate isomerase, whose product is MAFSLDLTSMTEPAVAAGVRDDDWGALGERFRAAHQAVSAIAATGVYGYRELEAQAAERARVVAFAQSVAGRYDDVVVLGIGGSSLGAIALRTALLPPAWNARTSAERGGRPRLHVLDNVDPRTIAGVLSLVALPRTIFVVISKSGGTIETLAQYLVVRERLASAGLDAAQHLAFVTDPAKGALRAIAGRDGIPVFDVPPNVGGRFSVLSPVGTLPAALCGIDVEALCAGAAVMRDATMGDELASNLAGLFATLQWRAHEQAGQGMHVMMPYSDALRDIAPWFVQLWAESLGKVDADGLHVGPTPIASVGATDQHSQVQLFMEGPADKTVTFLRLEHPAEDVTIPRLEQGEKALAFLGGHTLGELLDVECRATASALARAGRPSMTLTLGAADAWHLGGLMMWLMQATTLAGALYRVNPLDQPGVELGKRLANRELGHPDYVNTGGVNGLEPAGFVRRVVHLG
- a CDS encoding MBL fold metallo-hydrolase, encoding MKLTFLGTGTSFGVPVVGCACAVCRSGDPRDKRTRVGAVVEVGHTRLLIDTPPELRLQLIATGIHDVDAVLFTHDHADHTHGLDDIRAISVRREGAMPIYGPAETLATLHTKFPYIFDDSIRPMPGTYKPEGLAMALEPGVTARIGDAEVTPIEVPHGRWRVFGYRIGALAYVTDAKMIPEPAFALMAGAEVLVINALFRTSHPTHLSLGEAVDVARRVGARQTWLTHLTHDNLHAALAAELPPDIQPAFDGLVVEC
- the pyk gene encoding pyruvate kinase, producing the protein MPSRRKRTKVVCTIGPSSSDPEMLRALMQAGLDVARINFSHGTHDQHAARIADIRRIAAELNRPVAILGDLQGPRIRVGHLAQPIQLSEGTEVTLAYENVARASDIPVTYDGLARDVKAGARVLLDDGLLALDVLSVDGDFVRCVVVYGGPLKSSKGMNLPGVQVSAPTLTEKDRLDIAFAVEHKLDYLALSFVRQPSDMATLRALVPKGTLLVSKIEKDSALNDIEEILKASDAVMVARGDLGVELPFEEVPIAQKRIIALANRYGRPVITATQMLESMITNPRPTRAEASDVANAIFDGTDAVMLSAETASGAYPKLAVEAMVRIALEAERHPVPRGVGADRVEPGQASVEETIAGATVTAVRMVGAVAVAVFTKSGFAARIVAARRPGVPIVAFTDQARTYRQLALVWGVTPVLVPHADTYEQMAWSARGICVDLGFAKPGDRVVMTAGVPFDVPGTTNTLKVETV
- the tal gene encoding transaldolase, whose amino-acid sequence is MPAPRLQALHDAGQSLWLDYIDRPMLLNGELARRIRDDVLTGMTSNPAIFEKALAQGTAYDAQVADLTGATSAWQLFEALASTDVRAACDLFRAVYDSTEGVDGYVSLEVSPNVANDAEGTIREARHLWTLVDRPNVMIKVPGTDAGAIALRQLIADGINVNVTLLFAVEAYARVIEAYLSGLEARAAAGAPLSPVASVASFFVSRVDTEIDKRFDAMVKAGTLGAATADALKGKAAVANAKLAYRLFTHQFGSARWAALAARGARVQRPLWASTSTKNPSYRDVIYVEELVGPQTVNTLPPATLEAFRDHGETRRTIDTDIPGAERALDAVEAAGISVRQVTEQLLYEGLASFQKSFDALLAGLEAKAAVLGRPVAASR
- a CDS encoding DUF2911 domain-containing protein, producing MSCRSLLALAFLAPTLASAQTPLRAALSGRATTEIALSPPRVAGQPAPKALVVKIDYGQPHARGRDVPIELAKAGTIWRTGANSSTTLTTDVDLVIGGANVAKGAYSLYTIRTDKGYDLIINRNTGQWGTEYDQTKDLARVPLTARTLGETRESLQIALVPAGDQAPKGTLTIAWGKLELSTGWSTK
- the serA gene encoding phosphoglycerate dehydrogenase — protein: MPLKILVTDEIDAEGVALLRAVPRFDVDEQPTLPAPDLLERIDQYDAMIGRSATKVTAALLRRATRLKVVGRAGVGVDNIAMDVATELGIAVINAPAGNTVAVAELFFGGVISLLRHLTRADHSMHEGRWERSELLGTELRGKSLGIVGLGRIGSEVAQRAHAFGMDVHAYDPYVGEERFAALRVKRAPTLDALLDEAQFLTVHVPLTDETTGMIDARALARLRPGAIVVNMARGGIVDDDALRASLDRGHLGGAVLDVYLKEPLTGDHPFRPYPNVVLLPHIGASSAEAQRNVAVDACAAVRDALLNNDLSRSLNGALAGEDAATLGPALLLARRAATVARALLAGRGATAIETLTLKTGDDLTASAGALLAAAAAGMLEGVVEQERLNLINARGLATARGIVLAHGEGGFAPHSRAIEVRLTAGEQSMRIGGVAALDFTPRLTRIGDFHVDVAPRGTLLVLTNHDVPGVIGRVGTALADAGVNIAEYHQARLAAGGEALAVITIDGTPPAHVREMLTALRDVRSATLVRFGGDA
- a CDS encoding FAD-binding oxidoreductase, with the protein product MSLDLLRDPAALESYARDVSGLRALPEAVARPESAGEVQDLMCRAAADGVCVTAAGSQTSTTGASVAARGWLLSTRAMSRILDIDIARRVARVEPGVLIGDLQRACAGDGLFFAPDPTSEEECTIGGAIGCNASGPRTLAYGPTRRHVRALTAVLADGANFQVRRSDVEKNTVGYQLAHDPVDWFVGSEGTLGIVTEAEIALLPIPPRVLGLGVPFPDEARALAFIVAARQTPAVRPRCLEYFDRESFAIARVAMDDAAWAPAAGALVYTEDAGDGEAPLDDWLALAERFGANAGDVRAFDGEQALREARRLRHALPAAMHERTAPFLAQGGRRMSTDWAVPYPLAAAALTEARRIADAHHLPPAVTYGHLGNGHPHQNFVARDPDDVKRIERAVGETLHAVIAMGGTVAAEHGIGKIKSKWLSLQASPRQVALMTALKREFDPEHRLAPGNIL
- a CDS encoding HAD-IB family phosphatase is translated as MRRYASVVLDADSTIAGIEGIDWLAAQRGPEVQRAVEALTHRAMNGELALEDVYGERLRVIGATDEDLVALALAYRRSVAPGAADAITALRAAGIAVHVISGGLRPALLPMTRALGVEDACVHAVDPVRDATDRLTSAAPTPLTTQAGKCDVVRQLSLPRPILAVGDGATDLAMAPAVDAFAAYIGFVRRDAVVAGAALVLDSFAALVAHALSA
- a CDS encoding alanine--glyoxylate aminotransferase family protein, with the translated sequence MNAPAFGTFFLPGPTEVRPEILAAMLRPMISHRSPEFEALYAHCDEGLRRVFRTTRPVYISSSSATGLMEAAIRNAPAGPILSLVNGAFSARFADIARACGRTVQALEVPYGEIVPLETVEQALRARRFAAVTAAHSETSTGAAQDVQAIAELAHANGAFSLIDSVSGMGGMPVETDAWSLDFVLTGSQKALALPPGLAFACASDRYLTAAREAPSRGRYFDIAEFAQYAAKRQTPSTPAVSLFYALEAQMTAIGPTGMECRWARHAAMSSATHAWVEHQRLEGRLEGILAPAGARSATVTVVRTPATVDARDVVDAVAKRGLTLGGGYGKLAANTFRIGHMGDHTVETVSRLLDVITEVLAAK